One segment of Danio aesculapii chromosome 3, fDanAes4.1, whole genome shotgun sequence DNA contains the following:
- the LOC130221765 gene encoding gastrula zinc finger protein XlCGF49.1-like isoform X1, translated as MNAKLCRLLYNYTSVTGVVRLIKKGVQSSRKIHMMVHTGEKPFTCTQCGKSFTQSSSLNRHLMIHTGERPFICTQCGKSFTRSSNLHEHMMIHTGEKPFTCTQCGKNFRQSSHLNQHMVIHTGQKPHKCDHCGQTFTRGSLLKIHLMVSHTNEKPYSCSVCGKSCTRQSSLRKHQKIHTGVREYVCFECEKTFITADDLKRHQRIHTGEKPYMCSHCGRRFNQICNLKAHEKIH; from the exons ATGAATGCTAAACTTTGCCGTTTGCTGTATAATTATACTTCTGTTACGGGTGTTGTGCGTCTTATCAAA AAGGGGGTGCAAAGCAGCCGTAAAATTCACATGatggtccacactggagagaaaccattcacatgtacccAGTGTGGTAAGAGTTTCAcacaatcatcatcccttaatagacatctgatgatccacactggagagagaccatttATATGCACTCAGTGTGGTAAGAGTTTCACACGATCATCAAACCTTcatgaacacatgatgatccacactggagagaaaccattcacatgtacccAGTGTGGGAAGAATTTCAGACAATcgtcacaccttaatcaacacatggtGATCCACACTGGACAGAAACCACACAAATGTGATCACTGTGGTCAAACATTTACAAGGGGATCGCTTCTGAAGATCCATCTAATGGTTTCTCATACAAATGAGAAACCATATTCATGTTCTGTGTGTGGAAAGAGTTGTACACGGCAGTCAAGTTTAAGaaaacatcagaagatccacactggtgtgagggAATATGtctgctttgagtgtgagaagacttttatcaCAGCGGATGATTTGAAACGGCACcaaaggattcacactggagagaaaccgtatatGTGTTCACACTGCGGCAGGAGATTCAATCAGATATGTAACCTGAAAGCACATGAGAAGATTCACTAA
- the LOC130221765 gene encoding gastrula zinc finger protein XlCGF49.1-like isoform X2 — protein MQSSRKIHKMVHTGEKPFTCTQCGKSFRYSSNLNQHMMIHTGERPFACTQCGKSFTRSSNLHEHMMIHTGEKPFTCTECGKNFRQSSQLNQHMLIHTGEKPYTCDHCGKTFARGSFLKVHERVHTNEKPYSCSVCGKSCTRQSSLRKHQKIHTGVREYVCFECEKTFITADDLKRHQRIHTGEKPYECSHCGKRFNQRGSLKIHERIH, from the coding sequence ATGCAAAGCAGCCGTAAGATTCACAAGatggtccacactggagagaaacccttcacatgcacccagtgtggtaAGAGTTTCAGATattcatcaaaccttaatcaacacatgatgatccacactggagagagaccgttcgcatgcactcagtgtggtaAGAGTTTCACACGATCATCAAACCTTcatgaacacatgatgatccacactggagagaaaccattcacatgtaccgAGTGTGGGAAGAATTTCAGACAATCGTCACAACTTAATCAACACATGTTGATCCACAcgggagagaaaccatacacatgtGATCACTGTGGTAAAACATTTGCAAGGGGTTCATTTCTGAAGGTTCATGAAAGAGTTCACACAAATGAGAAACCATATTCATGTTCTGTGTGTGGAAAGAGTTGTACACGGCAGTCAAGTTTAAGaaaacatcagaagatccacactggtgtgagggAATATGtctgctttgagtgtgagaagacttttattacagctgatGATTTGAAACGGCACcaaaggattcacactggagagaaaccgtacgaGTGTTCACACTGCGGCAAGAGATTCAATCAGAGAGGAAGCCTGAAaatacatgagaggattcactAA
- the LOC130221764 gene encoding gastrula zinc finger protein XlCGF49.1-like: protein MQSSRKIHKMVHTGEKPFTCTQCGKSFTQSTNLNRHMMIHTGEKPFTCTQCGTSFTQSSSLNKHMMIHTGERPFICKQCGKSFTRSSNLHEHMMIHTGEKPFTCTECGRNFRQSSHLNQHMLIHTGEKPHKCDHCGKTFARGSFLKLHERVHTNEKPYSCSVCGKSCTRQSSLRKHQKIHTGVREYVCFECEKTFITADDLKRHQRIHTGEKPYKCSHCGKRFSQKGSVKIHERIHSVIC from the coding sequence ATGCAAAGCAGCCGTAAGATTCACAAGatggtccacactggagagaaacccttcacatgTACCCAGTGTGGTAAGAGTTTCACACAATCAACAAACCTTAATAGACatatgatgatccacactggagagaaacctttcacatgTACCCAGTGTGGTACGAGTTTCACGCAGTCATcctcccttaataaacacatgatgatccacactggagagagaccatttATATGCAAACAGTGTGGTAAGAGTTTCACACGATCATCAAACCTTcatgaacacatgatgatccacactggagagaaaccattcacatgtaccgAGTGTGGGAGGAATTTCAGACAGTcgtcacaccttaatcaacacatgttGATCCACACGGGAGAGAAACCACACAAATGTGATCACTGTGGTAAAACATTTGCAAGGGGTTCATTTCTAAAGCTTCATGAAAGAGTTCACACAAATGAGAAACCATATTCATGTTCTGTGTGTGGAAAGAGTTGTACACGGCAGTCAAGTTTAAGaaaacatcagaagatccacactggtgtgagggAATATGtctgctttgagtgtgagaagacttttattacagctgatGATTTGAAACGGCACcaaaggattcacactggagagaaaccgtacaagtgttcacactgcggcaAGAGATTCAGTCAGAAAGGAAGCGTGAAaatacatgagaggattcactCAGTAATTTGCTAG